The Calliphora vicina chromosome 3, idCalVici1.1, whole genome shotgun sequence genome contains a region encoding:
- the LOC135955673 gene encoding uncharacterized protein LOC135955673 has translation MSPSYVIKPKNDRVGELLRDCLPSSNVSWEETCNLLRNLAKDEIGYKCKENRKIWISDITWNFIQERSRLKQQKLEDPNLKPRYNTVAKAVKTSARRDKRKYIENIAIEAEAAAGANNMKELHQLIGRLSNQNMSRNHAVKDTNGQLLTNLEDQTRRWKQHFEGISNIAEDISVENPSSSFVATTIANHIISDDDPSFDEITCAILKLKRNKAPGEDGISPEFLQANPAISADILQPYIRDAWANEQFPNTWTKGVIIKLPKKNDLTNCDNWRGITLLNTIYKIIAVINNRLQCVEQTLRDEQAGFRSHRNCLDQTNTLRVIIE, from the coding sequence ATGTCACCAAGCTACGTGATAAAACCTAAGAATGATAGAGTTGGTGAATTGTTAAGAGATTGTTTACCATCAAGTAACGTATCATGGGAGGAAACATGCAATCTGCTTAGAAATTTAGCAAAGGACGAAATTGGATacaaatgtaaagaaaatagaAAGATATGGATATCGGACATAACCTGGAATTTTATACAGGAAAGAAGTCGCTTGAAACAACAGAAATTGGAGGACCCAAATCTAAAACCACGATACAACACCGTAGCAAAGGCCGTAAAGACATCAGCCCGAAGAGACAAAAGAAAATACATCGAAAACATAGCCATTGAAGCAGAAGCAGCAGCAGGAGCGAATAATATGAAAGAGCTCCACCAACTAATAGGCCGTCTTTCGAATCAAAATATGAGCCGTAACCATGCCGTAAAGGATACAAATGGTCAGCTACTTACCAATCTAGAAGATCAAACTCGTCGATGGAAACAACACTTCGAAGGCATTAGTAACATCGCTGAAGACATCAGTGTAGAAAACCCCTCATCTTCTTTCGTAGCAACTACAATTGCTAACCACATAATATCTGACGATGATCCCAGCTTCGATGAAATTACATGCgctattttaaaacttaaaagaaaCAAAGCACCAGGGGAAGATGGCATTTCGCCAGAGTTCCTTCAAGCTAACCCTGCAATATCAGCAGACATTTTACAACCCTATATTCGTGATGCTTGGGCAAATGAACAGTTTCCTAATACATGGACAAAAGGAGTCATCATTAAGCTTCCAAAGAAAAACGATTTGACCAACTGCGACAACTGGAGGGGCATCACCCTGCTTAAcactatttacaaaataattgctGTAATAAATAATAGACTGCAGTGTGTTGAGCAGACATTGCGAGATGAACAGGCAGGTTTTCGGTCACATCGGAATTGTTTAGATCAGACAAATACTCTTCGTGTTATAATAGAATAG